A window of Halostella salina contains these coding sequences:
- a CDS encoding methionine adenosyltransferase yields MSERNIAVESIDRRAVEDQEVEIVERKGIGHPDSICDGVAECVSGALAREYIDRVGKVLHYNTDETQLVAGTAAPEFGGGEVIDPIYLLIVGRATKEYQGTRIPAETIALRAAREYLSNHFPELDVGTDIIVDVKLGEGSGDLQEVFGEEGQTVPMANDTSFGVGHAPLTETERIVLNAERSLTGEYAAANPAVGPDVKIMGKRQGDHIDVTVAAAIVDSYVDDLDEYDAVVEGIRDHVETLAADYTDRDVTVHVNTADDYQDGSIYLTTTGTSAEQGDDGSVGRGNRANGLITPNRSMSMEATSGKNPVNHIGKIYNLLSTSIAESVVAEVDGIRDLRVRLLSQIGRPIDQPHIADVEVVTEDGVSVGDIEDEVVPIVDDELANVTDVTEQVIAGELSTF; encoded by the coding sequence ATGAGCGAGCGGAACATCGCGGTCGAGTCGATCGACCGACGCGCAGTCGAGGACCAGGAAGTGGAGATCGTCGAGCGAAAAGGCATCGGTCACCCCGACTCTATCTGCGACGGCGTCGCCGAGTGCGTCTCCGGGGCGCTGGCACGCGAGTACATCGACCGCGTCGGGAAGGTGCTGCACTACAACACCGACGAGACCCAGCTGGTCGCCGGCACCGCGGCCCCCGAGTTCGGCGGCGGCGAGGTCATCGACCCGATCTACCTGCTGATCGTCGGGCGCGCGACCAAGGAGTATCAGGGCACGCGCATCCCCGCCGAGACCATCGCGCTCCGGGCCGCCCGCGAGTACCTCTCGAACCACTTCCCGGAACTCGACGTCGGCACCGACATCATCGTCGACGTGAAGCTCGGCGAGGGGAGCGGTGACCTGCAGGAGGTGTTCGGCGAGGAGGGCCAGACAGTCCCGATGGCCAACGACACCTCCTTCGGCGTCGGCCACGCGCCCCTGACCGAGACCGAGCGGATCGTCCTGAACGCCGAGCGGAGCCTCACCGGCGAGTACGCCGCGGCCAACCCCGCGGTCGGTCCCGACGTGAAGATCATGGGCAAGCGACAGGGCGACCACATCGACGTCACCGTCGCCGCCGCGATCGTCGACAGCTACGTCGACGACCTGGACGAGTACGACGCCGTCGTCGAGGGGATCCGCGACCACGTCGAGACGCTCGCGGCCGACTACACCGACCGCGACGTGACCGTCCACGTCAACACCGCCGACGACTATCAGGACGGCTCGATCTACCTCACGACGACGGGGACAAGCGCCGAGCAGGGCGACGACGGCTCCGTCGGCCGGGGCAACCGCGCCAACGGGCTCATCACGCCGAACCGCTCGATGAGCATGGAGGCGACAAGCGGCAAGAACCCGGTCAACCACATCGGGAAGATCTACAACCTCCTGTCGACGAGCATCGCCGAGAGCGTCGTCGCGGAGGTCGACGGCATCCGCGACCTGCGCGTCCGCCTGCTCAGCCAGATCGGCCGCCCCATCGACCAGCCCCACATCGCCGACGTTGAGGTCGTCACGGAGGACGGCGTCTCGGTCGGCGACATCGAGGACGAGGTCGTCCCCATCGTCGACGACGAACTGGCGAACGTCACCGACGTGACCGAGCAGGTCATCGCCGGCGAGCTGTCGACGTTCTGA
- a CDS encoding tRNA sulfurtransferase, whose amino-acid sequence MHPPGADTVVVRHGDINGKSGGVQRDMERRLVDNISALLADRGVDADVERRWTRPLVHATPDTVEAATDTATDAFGVVSASPALVVPAERDAIVDALARTARERYDGGTFAVDARRAGDSLSFTSEDVETFGGQAVWDAVADEFDPEVDLDDPDLTFYVECREDGDAFVFLEKRPGPGGLPLGSQAPLVALVSGGIDSPVAAYEAMKRGAPVVPVYVDLGDYGGPDHAARAMETVRTLSDLAPNFDLRPYRVPAGETVALLADELEQGRMLAFRRFIYRVGEAIAEREGASGIVTGEAIGQKSSQTARNFGVTSRAVDLPVHRPLLTLDKHDITERARAIGTFRDSTIPAGCNRFAPDQPETNGRIEPLRRAEPDDLFERAARAAERAERVEP is encoded by the coding sequence ATGCACCCCCCGGGAGCCGACACCGTCGTCGTACGCCACGGCGATATCAACGGGAAGAGCGGGGGCGTCCAGCGCGACATGGAGCGCCGCCTCGTCGACAACATCTCGGCGCTCCTGGCCGACCGCGGCGTCGACGCCGACGTGGAACGCCGCTGGACGCGCCCGCTGGTTCACGCCACCCCCGACACCGTCGAGGCGGCGACCGACACGGCGACGGACGCGTTCGGCGTCGTCTCCGCCAGCCCGGCGCTCGTCGTCCCGGCTGAGCGGGACGCCATCGTCGACGCGCTGGCGCGGACGGCCCGGGAGCGCTACGACGGTGGGACGTTCGCCGTCGACGCTCGCCGGGCGGGCGATTCGCTGTCGTTCACGAGCGAGGACGTCGAGACGTTCGGCGGGCAGGCCGTGTGGGACGCCGTCGCCGACGAGTTCGACCCCGAGGTCGACCTCGACGACCCCGACCTGACCTTCTACGTCGAGTGCCGCGAGGACGGCGACGCGTTCGTCTTCCTCGAAAAGCGACCCGGTCCCGGAGGTCTCCCCCTCGGCAGTCAGGCACCCCTCGTCGCGCTGGTCAGCGGCGGCATCGACTCGCCGGTGGCCGCCTACGAGGCGATGAAACGCGGCGCGCCGGTCGTTCCCGTCTACGTCGACCTGGGCGACTACGGCGGTCCCGACCACGCGGCCCGGGCGATGGAGACGGTCCGGACGCTTTCCGACCTGGCCCCGAACTTCGACCTCCGGCCGTACCGGGTGCCGGCCGGCGAGACGGTCGCCCTGCTCGCCGACGAACTGGAACAGGGGCGGATGCTCGCGTTCCGCCGGTTCATCTACCGCGTCGGCGAGGCCATCGCCGAGCGGGAGGGCGCATCCGGGATCGTCACGGGCGAAGCGATCGGGCAGAAGTCGAGCCAGACCGCCCGGAACTTCGGCGTCACCAGCCGCGCGGTCGATCTCCCGGTCCACCGGCCGCTGCTGACGCTGGACAAACACGACATCACCGAGCGGGCGCGGGCGATCGGCACCTTCCGGGACTCGACCATCCCGGCGGGCTGTAACCGCTTCGCTCCGGACCAGCCCGAGACGAACGGACGGATCGAGCCGCTTCGACGGGCGGAGCCGGACGACCTGTTCGAGCGGGCAGCGCGAGCGGCCGAACGGGCCGAGCGCGTCGAGCCCTGA
- the cyaB gene encoding class IV adenylate cyclase, with the protein MYEVEVKVRADHDAVRDQLDELDAERVGAVVQEDTYYDAPHRDFAATDEALRIRRERPADGDAFEARVTYKGPLVDDASKTREEFETGVADGETMADVLDGLGFEPAATVRKERERYAVDGYVVTLDSVDGLGEFVEVETETDEAGVAAAREGAFDLLDRLGLDPDDGIRTSYLGLLLE; encoded by the coding sequence ATGTACGAGGTGGAGGTGAAGGTCCGGGCCGACCACGACGCCGTCCGCGACCAACTCGACGAACTCGACGCCGAGCGCGTCGGCGCGGTCGTGCAGGAGGACACCTACTACGACGCGCCCCACAGGGATTTCGCGGCGACCGACGAGGCGCTCCGGATCCGCCGGGAGCGCCCCGCCGACGGCGACGCGTTCGAGGCGCGCGTCACCTACAAGGGACCGCTCGTCGACGACGCGTCCAAGACCCGCGAGGAGTTCGAGACCGGCGTCGCCGACGGCGAGACGATGGCCGACGTACTCGACGGACTCGGCTTCGAGCCGGCCGCCACGGTTCGGAAGGAGCGCGAGCGCTACGCCGTCGACGGCTACGTCGTCACGCTCGATTCGGTCGACGGGCTCGGCGAGTTCGTCGAGGTTGAGACCGAGACCGACGAGGCGGGCGTCGCGGCGGCACGCGAGGGGGCGTTCGACCTGCTCGACCGACTCGGGCTCGATCCCGACGACGGGATCCGCACGTCGTATCTCGGCCTCCTGCTGGAGTGA
- a CDS encoding DUF3194 domain-containing protein — protein sequence MPTDDEVVRTAAEAAEDVVFSRIDNSDVDDLDVTVTFEDGVLEVDVYVHAPDASADEGRVADDAALAARGAVDDLFEG from the coding sequence ATGCCGACCGACGACGAGGTCGTTCGGACCGCCGCCGAGGCGGCCGAGGACGTCGTCTTCTCGCGGATCGACAACAGTGACGTCGACGACCTCGACGTGACCGTGACGTTCGAGGACGGCGTGCTCGAGGTCGACGTGTACGTCCACGCCCCCGACGCGAGCGCGGACGAGGGGCGCGTCGCCGACGACGCGGCGCTCGCCGCCCGCGGCGCGGTCGACGACCTGTTCGAGGGCTAG
- a CDS encoding DUF2070 family protein, producing the protein MTATQGDLASLSRFVFRAPRWPTTAAFALVVAAVTGLGVFDTTYALEDAWQGVFYIGIPTLAAGFLTSSIDRSLGGQLTPNRSSLLALVCEVFVVVTLVAAGVAAALTPLGQNFVFDAFLAALSGIFAFRLLVVMAVSRHGALVAVVPASVQTVAAAALLFVYSGTMRYVAVEGALVDAFLSRQEQAPAALNVVVPADFGVLAAVCVVYGTAVYAFVRIIDRPWQRSLGVSVLDFLGGFIGHIADGTRELEDFFEEIGEEAVVPVTVCSIRRPDGAEKARFVLPMIHPGPMGEIGGGNLPVRVAESAEGLAFPPHATAGHDFNLVTEREVDTILSAAERAVDEVEYTDRATRSVRTTEGDASLLAQAVGDDMLSTVTYAPSFADDVSYAVGLAAAAEARSGGIDDVLLADAHNCNNGLQGEDLGHVTPGSERAFDTQHAAGAAGDRLADAERHALRVGVAWDETDWEPTEGIGPLGVRVAVFEVDDQRTAYVLVDGNNMEPGLRDRLVAGVEGVDRVEVLTTDTHIVNQVEATNQVGEAIDDGKLLSLINDLVEEATADLEPVEAGVATERAAVTVFGNDRTETLASTANAMVSMGGGLAAATTLTAMVISGVVFLLS; encoded by the coding sequence ATGACAGCTACCCAGGGCGACCTGGCCAGCCTCTCCCGGTTCGTCTTCCGGGCACCGCGATGGCCGACGACCGCGGCGTTCGCGCTGGTCGTCGCGGCCGTCACCGGACTCGGCGTCTTCGACACCACCTACGCCCTGGAGGACGCCTGGCAGGGCGTGTTCTACATCGGGATCCCGACGCTTGCCGCCGGCTTTCTGACCAGCAGCATCGACCGGTCGCTCGGCGGCCAGCTCACGCCGAACCGGTCGTCGCTGCTGGCGCTCGTCTGCGAGGTGTTCGTCGTCGTCACGCTCGTCGCCGCGGGCGTCGCCGCCGCGCTGACGCCGCTCGGGCAGAACTTCGTCTTCGACGCGTTCCTCGCGGCGCTTTCGGGTATCTTCGCCTTCCGGCTGCTCGTCGTGATGGCGGTGTCGCGCCACGGCGCGCTGGTCGCGGTCGTGCCGGCGAGCGTCCAGACGGTCGCGGCCGCCGCCCTCCTGTTCGTCTACAGCGGGACGATGCGCTACGTCGCCGTCGAGGGGGCGCTGGTCGACGCCTTCCTCTCGCGCCAGGAGCAGGCTCCGGCGGCGCTGAACGTCGTCGTCCCCGCCGACTTCGGCGTGCTGGCCGCGGTCTGTGTCGTCTACGGCACCGCCGTCTACGCGTTCGTCCGGATCATCGACCGGCCGTGGCAGCGCAGCCTCGGCGTGAGCGTCCTCGACTTCCTCGGCGGGTTCATCGGGCACATCGCGGACGGCACGCGCGAACTGGAGGACTTCTTCGAGGAGATCGGCGAGGAGGCGGTCGTCCCGGTTACGGTCTGTTCGATCCGCCGGCCCGACGGCGCGGAGAAGGCCCGGTTCGTCCTGCCGATGATCCACCCCGGACCGATGGGTGAGATCGGGGGCGGCAACCTCCCCGTCCGCGTCGCGGAGTCGGCCGAGGGGCTGGCGTTCCCGCCCCACGCGACTGCGGGCCACGACTTCAACCTCGTCACCGAGCGCGAGGTCGACACGATCCTCTCGGCGGCCGAGCGTGCCGTCGACGAGGTGGAGTACACGGACCGCGCGACCCGGAGCGTTCGAACGACCGAGGGCGACGCCTCGCTGCTGGCCCAGGCCGTCGGGGACGACATGCTCTCGACGGTGACGTACGCGCCGTCCTTTGCCGACGACGTGTCCTACGCCGTCGGCCTCGCCGCCGCCGCGGAGGCCCGCTCGGGCGGTATCGACGACGTGTTGCTGGCCGACGCGCACAACTGTAACAACGGGCTGCAGGGCGAGGACCTGGGCCACGTGACGCCGGGCAGCGAGCGCGCGTTCGACACGCAACACGCTGCCGGGGCGGCGGGCGACCGCCTCGCCGACGCCGAGCGCCACGCCCTTCGGGTCGGCGTCGCGTGGGACGAGACCGACTGGGAGCCGACAGAGGGGATCGGTCCGCTCGGCGTCCGGGTCGCCGTCTTCGAGGTCGACGACCAGCGGACGGCGTACGTGCTGGTCGACGGGAACAACATGGAACCCGGCCTCCGCGACCGCCTCGTCGCCGGGGTCGAGGGCGTCGACCGCGTCGAGGTGCTGACGACCGACACCCACATCGTCAACCAGGTCGAGGCGACGAATCAGGTCGGCGAAGCGATCGACGACGGGAAACTGCTGTCGCTGATCAACGACCTCGTGGAGGAAGCGACCGCCGACCTCGAACCCGTCGAGGCAGGCGTGGCGACCGAGCGGGCGGCCGTCACCGTGTTCGGTAACGACCGCACGGAGACGCTCGCCAGCACCGCCAACGCGATGGTGTCGATGGGCGGCGGGCTCGCTGCGGCGACGACGCTCACCGCGATGGTGATAAGCGGCGTCGTGTTCCTGCTGTCCTAG
- a CDS encoding 50S ribosomal protein L37ae, whose amino-acid sequence MAEDGPQNTGSAGRFGARYGRVSRRRVSEIESDMNEDHACPDCGANAVDRQGTGIWQCGKCGYKFAGGTYRPQTPGGRGVTRSIRAALGEEDE is encoded by the coding sequence ATGGCCGAAGACGGACCACAGAACACCGGCAGTGCCGGGCGGTTCGGGGCGCGCTACGGTCGCGTCTCCCGACGCCGCGTCTCGGAGATCGAGTCGGACATGAACGAGGACCACGCCTGCCCCGACTGCGGCGCGAACGCGGTCGACCGGCAGGGCACCGGGATCTGGCAGTGCGGCAAGTGCGGCTACAAGTTCGCCGGCGGCACGTACCGCCCGCAGACCCCGGGCGGCCGCGGCGTCACCCGGTCGATCCGCGCGGCGCTGGGCGAAGAGGACGAATGA
- a CDS encoding DNA-directed RNA polymerase subunit P: MSYKCSRCKRDVELDEYGGVRCPYCGHRVLLKERSRDVKEVDVR; the protein is encoded by the coding sequence ATGAGCTACAAGTGTTCCCGCTGTAAGCGCGACGTCGAACTCGACGAGTACGGCGGGGTCCGGTGTCCGTACTGCGGCCACCGGGTGCTGCTGAAGGAGCGGAGCCGCGACGTCAAGGAAGTCGACGTCCGGTAA
- a CDS encoding DUF7344 domain-containing protein, which produces MRGDNSNCRRVRRDGSRTTLLRSDDGVPPEPLSPDTVFELLASRRRRFVLYALADTDGEVPFDALVAQVVEWETAGLTPPRGHEDRVATALHHVHLPRLAAEGVVSYDESDDTVRYLGSAELERLLDAARETDRV; this is translated from the coding sequence ATGCGTGGCGACAACAGCAACTGCCGACGAGTCCGTCGTGACGGCTCCCGGACCACGCTCCTGCGGTCCGACGATGGCGTGCCGCCGGAGCCGCTCTCCCCCGATACGGTCTTCGAACTCCTGGCGTCGCGCCGCCGCCGGTTCGTCCTCTATGCACTCGCTGACACCGACGGGGAGGTGCCGTTCGACGCCCTCGTGGCGCAGGTGGTCGAGTGGGAGACGGCGGGGCTGACCCCGCCGCGCGGCCACGAGGACCGGGTCGCGACGGCGCTTCACCACGTGCATCTCCCGCGGCTGGCAGCCGAGGGGGTCGTCAGCTACGACGAATCCGACGACACGGTTCGCTATCTCGGCTCGGCAGAGCTCGAACGGCTCCTCGACGCGGCCCGCGAGACCGACCGGGTGTAG
- a CDS encoding KEOPS complex subunit Pcc1 has product MPAFVHEATFAFDYDSPERARTVERSVRQEVGEIDGDRSTAVVDRDGPTVTVTVEAADPVALRASINTWLSLVDVAEQVSA; this is encoded by the coding sequence GTGCCGGCGTTCGTCCACGAGGCGACGTTCGCGTTCGACTACGATTCTCCGGAGCGCGCTCGGACCGTCGAGCGGAGCGTCCGGCAGGAGGTCGGCGAGATAGACGGCGACCGGTCGACGGCGGTCGTCGACCGGGACGGCCCGACCGTCACCGTCACGGTCGAGGCCGCGGACCCGGTGGCGCTCCGGGCGAGCATCAACACCTGGCTCTCGCTGGTCGACGTGGCCGAGCAGGTCAGCGCGTGA
- a CDS encoding MarR family transcriptional regulator has product MSASEPARPEETDPAASWDDVRDLPPSAKLVAKVLEYNDTLTQSQLAEETLLPPRTVRYALNRLEEVDVVASRYSFSDARKRLYTLDIE; this is encoded by the coding sequence ATGAGTGCATCAGAGCCAGCACGGCCCGAGGAAACCGATCCCGCGGCATCGTGGGACGACGTCCGTGACCTGCCGCCGAGCGCGAAGCTCGTTGCGAAGGTCCTCGAGTACAACGACACCCTCACGCAGAGCCAGCTCGCCGAGGAGACGCTGCTACCGCCCCGGACCGTCCGGTACGCGCTGAACCGGCTCGAAGAGGTCGACGTGGTCGCGTCCCGGTACTCCTTCTCCGACGCCCGGAAGCGCCTCTACACGCTCGACATCGAGTGA
- a CDS encoding DUF5804 family protein, with amino-acid sequence MTRVCLVGADDVDLRFELLSRETAREALSTYDLSQPYENTLALSTVSVGAAVSLLNDLNWYLVRYADAALVRDPSVSETEWLSRDLAEAVRNDDVTPADTDEYLRLYGVDEGRLVEPLFVRRTDGEVPEYDLREVEETVTVRVTEAEFGG; translated from the coding sequence GTGACCCGCGTCTGTCTCGTCGGTGCCGACGACGTCGACCTCCGCTTCGAACTCCTCTCCCGGGAGACGGCCCGCGAGGCGCTGTCGACGTACGACCTCAGCCAGCCGTACGAGAACACGCTCGCGCTCTCGACCGTCTCGGTCGGCGCGGCGGTGTCGCTGTTGAACGACCTGAACTGGTATCTGGTCCGCTACGCCGACGCCGCCCTGGTCCGCGACCCGAGCGTCAGCGAGACGGAGTGGCTCTCCCGCGACCTCGCGGAGGCGGTCCGGAACGACGACGTGACGCCCGCCGACACCGACGAGTACCTCCGGCTGTACGGCGTCGACGAGGGCCGCCTCGTCGAACCGCTGTTCGTCCGGCGCACCGACGGCGAGGTGCCCGAGTACGACCTCCGGGAGGTCGAGGAGACGGTGACCGTCCGCGTCACGGAGGCCGAGTTCGGCGGATGA
- a CDS encoding prefoldin subunit beta: MQGNLPPEAQEKLEELQDLQETAQQVAVQKNEAESQLTEAQNALDELDDIDDDTQMYREVGELLVATDYDEAQEDLDEKVDSLEIRVETLEKQEERVQEQFEELQSELQQMLGGAGGAGGGPMGGPGGA, translated from the coding sequence ATGCAGGGTAATCTACCGCCGGAAGCGCAGGAGAAACTCGAGGAGCTACAGGACCTTCAGGAGACGGCACAGCAGGTCGCCGTCCAGAAGAACGAGGCCGAGAGCCAGCTGACCGAGGCACAGAACGCCCTCGACGAGCTGGACGACATCGACGACGACACGCAGATGTACCGCGAGGTCGGCGAACTGCTCGTCGCCACCGACTACGACGAGGCCCAGGAGGACCTTGACGAGAAGGTCGACAGCCTGGAGATCCGCGTCGAGACGCTCGAAAAGCAGGAGGAGCGCGTGCAGGAGCAGTTCGAGGAGCTCCAGAGCGAACTGCAGCAGATGCTCGGCGGTGCCGGCGGCGCGGGCGGCGGCCCGATGGGCGGCCCCGGCGGCGCGTAG
- the pan1 gene encoding proteasome-activating nucleotidase Pan1 — translation MTDTVEDVDLPYDEEDTSQQEKIEALRERLEVLEAQNEEMRDKLLDANAENNKYQQKLERLTHENKKLKQSPLFVATVQEVTDEGVIIKQHGNNQEALTEVTDEMRADIEPDSRVAVNNSLSVVKTLDDETDVRARVMEVSESPDVTYADIGGLEEQMQEVRETVEMPLNKPDAFDEVGIEPPSGVLLYGPPGTGKTMLAKAVANETDATFIKMAGSELVHKFIGEGAKLVRDLFQVAREHEPAVIFIDEIDAIAAKRTESKTSGDAEVQRTMMQLLSEMDGFEDRGEIRIIAATNRFDMLDRAILRPGRFDRLIEVPKPDHEGREIIFEIHTRDMNTAADVDFGALAEMAADASGADVKAICTEAGMFAIRDDRTEIRQSDFEEAYEKIQAESEEEDVSKTFA, via the coding sequence ATGACCGACACCGTGGAAGACGTCGACCTCCCGTACGACGAGGAGGACACGTCCCAACAGGAAAAGATCGAGGCGTTGCGCGAGCGCCTGGAGGTCCTCGAGGCCCAAAACGAGGAGATGCGCGACAAGCTCCTCGACGCGAACGCTGAGAACAACAAGTACCAGCAGAAGTTGGAGCGGCTCACCCACGAGAACAAGAAGCTGAAGCAGTCCCCGCTGTTCGTCGCGACGGTGCAGGAGGTGACCGACGAGGGCGTCATCATCAAGCAGCACGGCAACAACCAGGAGGCGCTGACCGAGGTCACCGACGAGATGCGCGCGGACATCGAGCCCGACAGCCGCGTCGCGGTCAACAACTCCCTCTCGGTCGTCAAGACGCTCGACGACGAGACCGACGTCCGCGCCCGCGTGATGGAGGTCAGCGAGAGCCCGGACGTGACCTACGCCGACATCGGCGGGCTCGAAGAGCAGATGCAGGAGGTCCGCGAGACCGTCGAGATGCCGCTGAACAAGCCCGACGCCTTCGACGAGGTCGGCATCGAGCCGCCGAGTGGCGTCCTGCTGTACGGCCCGCCGGGGACGGGGAAGACGATGCTGGCGAAGGCCGTGGCCAACGAGACCGACGCCACGTTCATCAAGATGGCCGGCTCCGAACTCGTCCACAAGTTCATCGGCGAGGGCGCGAAGCTGGTCCGTGACCTGTTCCAGGTCGCCCGCGAGCACGAGCCGGCCGTCATCTTCATCGACGAGATCGACGCCATCGCGGCAAAGCGCACGGAGTCGAAGACCTCCGGCGACGCCGAGGTCCAGCGTACGATGATGCAGTTGCTCTCGGAGATGGACGGCTTCGAGGACCGCGGCGAGATCCGCATCATCGCGGCGACGAACCGGTTCGATATGCTCGACCGCGCCATCCTCCGGCCCGGCCGGTTCGACCGCCTCATCGAGGTTCCGAAGCCCGACCACGAGGGTCGCGAGATCATCTTCGAGATCCACACCCGCGACATGAACACCGCCGCCGACGTCGACTTCGGCGCGCTCGCCGAGATGGCCGCCGACGCCAGCGGTGCCGACGTGAAGGCCATCTGCACCGAGGCCGGGATGTTCGCCATCCGCGACGACCGCACGGAGATCCGCCAGTCCGACTTCGAGGAGGCCTACGAGAAGATCCAGGCCGAATCGGAGGAGGAGGACGTGTCGAAGACGTTCGCCTGA
- a CDS encoding alpha/beta fold hydrolase produces the protein MIRSEAVPAADSLYATVDGRRIRYLRAGDDGPPLLFLHGGGVDDAAVSWKHAIPHFAEDHRVYALDWPGYGESDPSETTPTTDLYAGTLTGFLDAVGLDSATLVGISMGGAAALSVAVRDPERVDRLALVDSYGLADAVPGGIGSYLLANAPFANAVGRLAFATSPLGARAALRNIVYDADAVDDEFVAAVGERLRRPDAGEEFLAYLRHEFSPDRVRTSFVDDFADLRPPTLFVHGREDPLIPVSWSERAAERVPDGELAAFEHCGHWPPRERPDLFNRTLRAFLDRTE, from the coding sequence ATGATCCGGAGCGAGGCCGTGCCGGCGGCCGACTCGCTGTACGCCACCGTCGACGGCCGGCGGATCCGCTACCTGCGGGCCGGCGACGACGGCCCGCCGCTCCTGTTCCTCCACGGCGGCGGCGTCGACGACGCCGCGGTGTCGTGGAAGCACGCGATCCCCCACTTCGCCGAGGACCACCGGGTGTACGCGCTCGACTGGCCCGGCTACGGCGAGAGCGACCCGTCCGAAACGACCCCGACGACCGACCTGTACGCCGGGACGCTCACGGGCTTTCTGGACGCGGTCGGGCTGGATTCGGCGACGCTGGTCGGCATCTCGATGGGCGGCGCGGCGGCGCTTTCGGTCGCCGTCCGGGATCCGGAACGGGTCGACCGCCTCGCGCTGGTCGACAGCTACGGGCTGGCCGACGCGGTCCCCGGCGGGATCGGGTCGTACCTGCTGGCCAACGCGCCGTTTGCCAACGCCGTCGGCCGGCTGGCGTTTGCCACCAGCCCGCTCGGCGCGCGGGCGGCGTTACGGAACATCGTGTACGACGCCGACGCCGTCGACGACGAGTTCGTCGCTGCCGTCGGGGAGCGCCTCCGGCGACCGGACGCCGGGGAGGAGTTCCTCGCCTACCTCCGTCACGAGTTCTCGCCGGACCGCGTCCGGACGAGTTTCGTCGACGACTTCGCCGACCTCCGGCCGCCGACGCTGTTCGTCCACGGCAGGGAGGACCCGCTGATCCCCGTTTCGTGGTCAGAGCGGGCCGCCGAGCGAGTGCCGGACGGGGAACTGGCGGCGTTCGAACACTGCGGGCACTGGCCGCCGCGGGAGCGTCCGGACCTGTTCAACCGGACGCTCAGGGCGTTTCTCGACCGGACGGAGTGA
- a CDS encoding GMP synthase subunit A, with the protein MTRIVVVDNHGQFTHLEQRALRDMGVDADLVDNDTPADEIDADGVVLSGGPDMDDVGRCAEYLDLDVPVLGICLGMQFMADELGGSVGSGEYGGYADVTVDVLDADDPLTGSLAPETRVWASHADEVTELPDGFELTARSDVCDVEAMSDTDRDLYGVQWHPEVAHTEEGEELFENFRRLCEA; encoded by the coding sequence ATGACGCGGATCGTCGTGGTGGACAACCACGGGCAGTTCACGCATCTCGAACAGCGCGCGCTCCGGGACATGGGCGTCGACGCGGACCTCGTCGACAACGACACGCCGGCCGACGAGATAGACGCCGACGGCGTCGTTCTCTCGGGCGGCCCCGACATGGACGACGTGGGCCGGTGCGCGGAGTACCTCGACCTGGACGTGCCGGTGCTCGGCATCTGTCTCGGCATGCAGTTCATGGCCGACGAACTCGGCGGCAGCGTCGGCAGCGGCGAGTACGGCGGCTACGCCGACGTGACCGTCGACGTGCTGGACGCCGACGACCCCCTTACCGGGTCGCTCGCGCCCGAGACGCGCGTCTGGGCGAGCCACGCCGACGAGGTGACCGAGCTCCCCGACGGGTTCGAACTCACCGCGCGGAGCGACGTGTGTGACGTGGAGGCGATGAGCGACACGGACCGAGACCTGTACGGCGTCCAGTGGCACCCCGAGGTCGCGCACACCGAGGAGGGCGAGGAGCTGTTCGAGAACTTCCGGCGGCTCTGCGAGGCCTAA